One window from the genome of Rufibacter tibetensis encodes:
- a CDS encoding energy transducer TonB, with protein sequence METNSTYAATLDDMVFEGRNKAYGAYVLRKLYHQHLSQATLFAISLFLIAFSIPTLANRFFVKTAIPITPPKVDTGKWVPVDLPEPEKIKEVKASEPSAPKPAAPTVKNVSIKVVEDTKKVIDEIPTQEQLKTANSGIATSEGTGEGNLNNPEPAGGTGDGTGTGKEDASAAVEPFLSVENMPQFEGGLSKLMEFVGKNLRYPRAAQASGIEGTVVVSFVVAATGDITDIQILKGLGYGTEEEAVRVMKKLPRWKPGNQNGRAVPVRMTLPIRLELK encoded by the coding sequence ATGGAAACAAACTCCACTTACGCCGCCACCCTGGATGACATGGTTTTTGAAGGCCGAAACAAAGCCTATGGTGCCTATGTCTTACGCAAATTGTACCATCAGCATTTAAGTCAGGCCACTCTGTTTGCAATTTCATTATTCCTGATTGCCTTCTCTATTCCTACTCTGGCGAACAGATTTTTTGTAAAGACAGCCATTCCTATAACACCCCCTAAAGTGGATACAGGCAAATGGGTGCCGGTTGACTTGCCTGAACCAGAGAAAATAAAAGAAGTAAAAGCGTCAGAGCCTTCCGCTCCCAAACCTGCTGCACCCACCGTAAAGAACGTATCCATCAAAGTAGTGGAAGACACAAAAAAGGTCATAGATGAGATTCCAACGCAGGAGCAACTTAAAACCGCTAACTCAGGAATTGCTACTTCAGAGGGAACTGGTGAAGGGAACCTCAATAATCCTGAACCTGCTGGTGGAACAGGGGATGGCACCGGAACTGGAAAGGAGGATGCATCAGCCGCAGTGGAGCCCTTTCTAAGCGTGGAGAACATGCCTCAGTTTGAGGGAGGACTTTCTAAACTGATGGAATTTGTAGGCAAGAACCTTAGGTACCCAAGGGCAGCTCAGGCAAGTGGAATAGAAGGAACAGTGGTGGTGAGCTTTGTGGTTGCCGCTACCGGTGACATCACCGATATCCAGATTCTGAAAGGCTTAGGATACGGCACCGAAGAAGAGGCAGTAAGGGTCATGAAAAAACTACCTCGCTGGAAACCCGGCAATCAGAATGGAAGAGCCGTTCCCGTACGAATGACCTTGCCTATCAGGCTAGAGCTAAAATAG
- a CDS encoding PorP/SprF family type IX secretion system membrane protein: MNLKQIAALGLLLLLASVSRAQVTPQRMFIPRLYQQNYFYLNPAFAGAEGRREFGVFGHVNSINRESSSAPLSVIAHYQGYVNANNSNGIGIVGVYDQFGPYWLGKLGFTYAKRFQLGTQSSLAFGAQLAAEYMNVDLSEKSRGEERRMVGHDNDLRPDIDAGVWLKLRNFYAGGTVASILEPSYNLVGDAEHEGIREIVVTAGYKLALTEQYSLIPSFLMTQALEDGKQEYQFGTMAHIKFLTAGVNYRGQFDKRAPWNVSAGLNIKDNVHLTTTFDITKKSVGVPKPDPQVEANLHIRF, from the coding sequence ATGAATCTGAAGCAAATTGCTGCTCTTGGCTTGCTGTTGTTACTTGCAAGCGTTTCTAGGGCACAGGTGACACCTCAAAGAATGTTCATTCCGCGTCTATACCAGCAAAATTATTTCTACCTGAACCCTGCTTTTGCAGGAGCAGAAGGGAGACGTGAATTTGGGGTTTTTGGACACGTGAATTCTATAAACCGGGAATCTTCTTCTGCTCCATTGTCTGTAATTGCGCATTATCAAGGGTATGTGAATGCTAATAACTCAAACGGGATAGGCATTGTAGGGGTGTATGACCAATTTGGTCCTTATTGGTTAGGTAAGTTAGGCTTCACTTATGCCAAACGTTTTCAATTAGGAACCCAAAGCAGCCTTGCATTTGGTGCCCAGTTGGCCGCCGAATACATGAACGTTGATCTTTCTGAGAAAAGCCGGGGAGAAGAACGGAGAATGGTAGGCCATGACAATGACCTTCGGCCTGATATCGATGCCGGGGTTTGGCTGAAGCTCCGAAATTTCTATGCTGGTGGTACAGTGGCTAGTATACTGGAGCCTTCTTATAATTTAGTGGGCGACGCTGAACACGAGGGCATCAGGGAAATAGTAGTAACTGCCGGGTATAAGCTCGCTTTAACAGAGCAGTATTCCTTAATTCCTTCGTTTCTAATGACCCAAGCGTTGGAAGACGGCAAACAAGAGTATCAATTTGGCACGATGGCTCATATCAAGTTCCTTACGGCTGGGGTTAACTACCGGGGCCAATTTGATAAGAGAGCTCCATGGAACGTGAGTGCTGGTCTCAACATCAAAGACAACGTGCACTTAACTACTACCTTTGACATTACAAAAAAATCAGTTGGGGTGCCAAAGCCTGATCCTCAGGTAGAGGCAAATCTCCACATACGGTTCTAA
- the ggt gene encoding gamma-glutamyltransferase — protein MRKVSLYPVVFLWLFLQLAGCKPADRHVSASRQETGVTGKNGMVVSAHPEASRIGLEILQKGGNAYDAAVATGFALAVAYPVAGNIGGGGFLVYRKQDGEIGTLDYREKAPKAATKNMYLDAQGNVVADASTLGHLAVGVPGAVAGLVAMHQKLGSLPWAQVVQPAIDLAQKGVVLTEREARMLNGAKEGFIKANKFNTHVVRETPWEKGDILPLQELARTLERIRDKGRNGFYEGETADLLVKEMRRGGGIITHQDLKEYQSVWRPALTGTYRGYKVISMPPPSSGGIALLQLLQMVEPYDLQKWGWQHANTVHVMVEAQRRVYADRATYLGDPDFFKVPVANLLNPAYLKNRMATLNMEQATPSTQVQQGRLLARESDQTTHYSIVDQWGNAASVTTTLNGGYGSKVVVEGAGFILNNEMDDFSVKPGVPNMFGLIGGEANAIAPGKRMLSSMTPTILEKDGKLFMVVGTPGGSTIITSVFQTILNVIDHDMGMQKAVSAPRFHHQWLPDRIEPESDALSASVRAELQKRGHLLQNRSSYGAVEGILKLKNGTWEGGADPRGDDTAMGY, from the coding sequence ATGCGTAAAGTCTCACTCTATCCCGTGGTTTTTCTTTGGCTTTTCCTGCAATTGGCGGGTTGTAAACCAGCAGACAGGCATGTCTCTGCTTCCCGTCAGGAAACTGGAGTAACTGGTAAGAACGGGATGGTAGTAAGCGCCCACCCTGAGGCATCCCGCATAGGGTTGGAGATTCTGCAAAAAGGGGGCAATGCCTATGATGCAGCGGTTGCCACGGGGTTTGCCTTGGCCGTAGCTTACCCTGTAGCAGGCAATATTGGCGGAGGCGGTTTTTTGGTCTACCGGAAACAAGATGGAGAAATAGGCACCCTGGATTATCGGGAAAAAGCACCCAAAGCCGCTACTAAAAACATGTACCTTGATGCCCAAGGCAATGTGGTGGCAGATGCCAGCACTTTAGGACATTTAGCAGTAGGTGTGCCAGGGGCAGTAGCCGGGTTGGTAGCCATGCATCAGAAACTCGGAAGCCTTCCCTGGGCGCAGGTTGTACAGCCTGCCATAGATCTGGCCCAAAAAGGAGTAGTGCTTACTGAACGAGAAGCCCGGATGCTTAACGGTGCAAAGGAAGGTTTTATCAAAGCCAACAAGTTCAACACCCATGTGGTGAGAGAGACGCCGTGGGAAAAAGGAGATATTCTGCCCCTGCAGGAGTTAGCGCGTACCTTAGAACGAATACGGGATAAGGGAAGAAACGGCTTCTATGAAGGAGAAACGGCAGATTTGCTGGTGAAAGAAATGCGCCGGGGCGGAGGAATCATTACGCACCAGGATCTGAAAGAGTACCAGTCGGTTTGGAGACCTGCTCTTACGGGGACCTACCGCGGGTACAAAGTTATTTCCATGCCTCCACCTTCCAGTGGAGGAATAGCGCTCTTGCAGTTGCTGCAGATGGTAGAACCTTATGATCTGCAAAAGTGGGGCTGGCAACACGCCAACACCGTACATGTGATGGTAGAAGCCCAACGGAGGGTATACGCAGACCGGGCTACCTACTTAGGTGACCCAGACTTTTTTAAAGTCCCGGTAGCCAATCTCCTGAACCCTGCATACTTAAAAAACCGCATGGCTACCCTGAACATGGAGCAAGCCACGCCTTCCACTCAGGTGCAGCAGGGAAGGTTGTTGGCCAGAGAAAGTGATCAGACTACTCATTACTCCATTGTTGACCAATGGGGAAACGCGGCTTCAGTGACAACAACTCTTAACGGAGGCTACGGCTCAAAAGTAGTAGTAGAAGGGGCTGGCTTTATCTTGAACAATGAGATGGACGACTTCAGTGTGAAGCCAGGGGTGCCCAACATGTTTGGGTTAATAGGAGGGGAGGCGAACGCCATTGCTCCAGGCAAAAGAATGTTAAGCTCTATGACCCCCACCATTCTGGAAAAGGACGGAAAACTTTTTATGGTGGTAGGCACTCCCGGTGGATCAACCATTATCACCTCTGTGTTTCAGACAATCCTGAACGTCATTGACCATGACATGGGCATGCAGAAAGCAGTTTCGGCTCCTAGATTCCATCACCAATGGCTTCCGGATCGCATTGAACCTGAATCCGATGCTTTGTCTGCATCAGTAAGAGCGGAGCTGCAAAAAAGAGGGCACCTTCTCCAGAATAGATCTAGCTACGGAGCGGTAGAAGGCATTCTCAAACTTAAAAATGGTACTTGGGAAGGTGGAGCAGACCCAAGAGGAGATGATACTGCGATGGGTTATTGA
- a CDS encoding carboxy terminal-processing peptidase: MFSFKKKLVTYGTAASVVFGIASYKLLETDTTARDQKNEVLTKVLMQGLSSAHYSPERLDDNFSKKAFNLYLERLDHNKKFLLQSDVDQLATYQTQLDDEFKNGSFKFFDLSMSLFQKRLKEAESYYKEILEKPFEFDKEETIEVKPEKLKFASSPAALKEEWRKYLKYQALIRVADAIDSQQKADSVGSKETKKSMPEIEADARKKLRENYDELFKRMGQLENEDYRSSYLNSFANIYDPHTEYYAPKEKEDFDYEFSGRLEGIGALLQEKDGVIKVSEITPGSPSYLQGELKPGDVILKVAQGNQQPVDISGMRIDKAVTLIRGKKGTEVRLHVKKVDGTMKVVSIIRDVVVREEGYAKSLIIKGQKPIGYIHLPAFYADFKNAGGRNSGKDVANEIQKLKQENAQGIILDLRNNGGGSLQDVVDMVGLFIKSGPVVQVKSANGPAAVLEDRDPQVQFGGPLVVLVNENSASASEIMAAAIQDYKRGVIVGSSTYGKGTVQQFFDLDQVLPASFDAVKPLGHLKLTTQKYYRISGKTVQLRGVTPDIVLPDTYTYLKYGEKEQEYALPFDEIQSAKFNTWNSPNFSIEKLKASSKARVAASPTFSLINQTAMRLKERTETSTRSLKLSTYLAEERKAQEESKKLENLRKNIPQLDVAGLKQDLSKLTGDTAASARFQAFTRNAKKDLYIQEAVSILKDGL; encoded by the coding sequence ATGTTTTCATTTAAGAAAAAACTGGTTACGTACGGTACTGCCGCTTCTGTGGTGTTCGGCATTGCTTCCTACAAACTGCTGGAGACAGATACCACAGCACGGGACCAGAAAAACGAAGTATTAACCAAAGTGCTTATGCAGGGATTGAGCTCGGCTCACTACTCTCCGGAGCGCTTAGACGATAATTTCTCCAAAAAAGCCTTCAATCTATACCTGGAGCGCCTGGATCATAATAAGAAATTCTTATTGCAGTCAGACGTAGACCAGTTAGCAACTTACCAGACCCAACTGGACGATGAGTTCAAGAACGGCTCTTTTAAGTTCTTCGACCTTTCCATGAGTCTTTTTCAGAAAAGACTGAAAGAGGCTGAAAGTTATTATAAAGAGATTCTGGAGAAACCATTTGAGTTTGATAAAGAAGAAACCATTGAGGTAAAACCAGAGAAACTGAAGTTTGCTTCATCGCCAGCTGCTTTAAAAGAAGAGTGGCGCAAGTACTTGAAGTACCAGGCACTCATAAGAGTAGCTGACGCTATTGACAGCCAGCAAAAAGCCGACTCAGTAGGTTCTAAAGAAACGAAGAAGAGCATGCCTGAAATTGAGGCTGATGCCCGTAAGAAGCTGCGCGAAAACTACGATGAGCTTTTCAAGCGGATGGGCCAGTTAGAGAACGAAGATTACCGTTCTTCTTATCTCAACTCCTTCGCGAACATCTATGACCCGCACACAGAGTACTATGCCCCTAAAGAGAAAGAAGACTTTGACTATGAGTTCTCTGGTCGTTTAGAAGGTATTGGTGCCTTGTTACAGGAAAAAGACGGGGTTATTAAAGTTTCTGAAATCACCCCCGGTAGCCCTTCTTACCTGCAAGGTGAGTTGAAGCCCGGTGATGTGATCTTGAAAGTAGCGCAGGGAAATCAGCAACCAGTAGATATTTCTGGGATGCGCATTGACAAGGCTGTTACTTTGATCAGAGGTAAAAAAGGTACTGAGGTTCGTCTGCACGTGAAGAAAGTCGATGGTACCATGAAAGTGGTTTCCATCATCCGTGACGTGGTGGTACGGGAAGAAGGCTATGCCAAGTCCCTAATCATCAAAGGCCAAAAACCAATTGGCTACATTCATTTGCCTGCCTTCTACGCTGACTTCAAGAACGCCGGTGGCCGCAACAGCGGTAAAGACGTGGCAAATGAAATCCAGAAGCTGAAGCAGGAAAATGCCCAAGGCATTATTCTTGACTTAAGAAACAACGGTGGCGGTTCTTTGCAGGACGTGGTTGACATGGTGGGCTTGTTCATCAAGTCCGGTCCAGTGGTCCAAGTGAAATCAGCCAATGGCCCTGCTGCGGTTTTAGAAGACCGTGATCCGCAGGTTCAGTTTGGTGGCCCGTTGGTGGTGTTGGTAAATGAGAACAGTGCCTCTGCATCTGAGATCATGGCTGCCGCCATTCAGGACTACAAACGTGGTGTGATTGTAGGTAGCTCTACTTATGGCAAAGGTACTGTTCAGCAGTTCTTTGACTTAGACCAGGTATTGCCGGCTTCTTTTGATGCAGTGAAACCTCTAGGTCACCTGAAACTGACAACTCAGAAGTATTACCGAATCAGTGGTAAAACTGTCCAGTTGCGTGGCGTGACTCCAGACATCGTGCTACCAGACACTTATACGTACCTGAAATATGGCGAGAAAGAGCAGGAATATGCGCTTCCGTTTGATGAGATCCAATCGGCTAAATTCAACACTTGGAACAGCCCCAACTTCTCTATTGAGAAACTGAAAGCTTCTTCTAAGGCCAGAGTGGCCGCTAGCCCAACGTTCTCTTTGATCAACCAAACTGCTATGCGTTTGAAAGAAAGAACCGAGACTTCTACCCGCTCGCTGAAACTAAGCACTTACTTAGCTGAAGAACGCAAAGCTCAGGAAGAATCTAAGAAACTGGAGAACCTGCGGAAAAACATCCCACAACTGGATGTGGCTGGCTTGAAGCAAGACTTGTCTAAGTTAACCGGAGATACTGCTGCTTCTGCTCGCTTCCAGGCTTTTACCCGTAACGCTAAGAAAGACTTGTATATTCAGGAAGCTGTTTCTATCCTGAAAGATGGTTTGTAA
- a CDS encoding trans-sulfuration enzyme family protein, with product MDLSYILNELGEDRATYFNAVAPPIIQSSNFACRTVAEMRFMLQHEAEVHFYSRGNNPTVSMLEQKVAALEGTEHAIAFGSGIAAVAAAVLSQVKAGDHVVCIKKPYTWTNKLMRYFLPRFGVEVTMVDGTDARNFDLASKENTVLYYLESPNSFTFELQDIARVTSYAKGRNICTIIDNSFASPLFQNPAAMGVDLVVHSATKYIGGHSDAMGGIVCGTRERINRIFEAEFMTLGAVLSPHDAWLLLRGLRTLPLRMERVAKTTRQVVAYLQQRDEVAEIIWPFLPEHPQYYLAKKQMRNNTGQFTIRLAAESLEEVERFCDSLQHFLMAASWGGYESLIFPVAASYRDGNFRSSMPFTLIRFYIGLEDPEYLIKDLEQAFTKMKR from the coding sequence ATGGACCTATCCTATATCCTGAATGAGCTTGGGGAAGACAGAGCTACGTATTTCAATGCAGTGGCGCCACCCATTATACAGAGTAGCAACTTTGCCTGTAGAACAGTAGCTGAGATGCGCTTTATGCTCCAACATGAGGCGGAGGTGCACTTTTATTCGCGAGGGAATAATCCAACGGTGAGCATGCTGGAGCAAAAGGTTGCCGCCTTAGAAGGAACAGAACACGCCATTGCTTTTGGAAGCGGGATTGCAGCCGTGGCAGCAGCGGTATTGTCTCAGGTGAAAGCTGGTGACCATGTAGTCTGTATCAAGAAGCCATATACCTGGACGAATAAACTCATGCGGTATTTTCTGCCTCGGTTTGGAGTGGAGGTGACGATGGTAGATGGCACTGATGCCAGAAACTTTGACTTGGCCAGCAAGGAAAATACGGTGTTGTATTATTTAGAAAGCCCCAACTCCTTCACTTTTGAACTGCAAGATATTGCCCGGGTTACTTCCTACGCCAAAGGCAGGAACATCTGCACCATCATTGACAACAGCTTTGCGTCCCCGTTATTCCAGAACCCGGCAGCTATGGGGGTAGATCTGGTAGTGCATTCAGCTACTAAATACATTGGTGGTCATAGTGATGCCATGGGCGGCATAGTCTGTGGAACACGGGAGCGCATCAACCGAATCTTTGAGGCTGAATTCATGACCTTAGGGGCTGTGTTGTCACCCCATGATGCCTGGCTATTGCTGAGAGGCTTGAGAACGCTGCCCCTGCGTATGGAACGGGTGGCGAAGACCACTCGTCAGGTTGTCGCTTACCTGCAGCAAAGAGATGAGGTCGCTGAGATTATCTGGCCTTTCTTACCAGAGCACCCGCAGTATTATCTGGCTAAAAAACAGATGCGGAACAATACAGGGCAATTCACCATCAGGTTAGCGGCAGAAAGTTTGGAGGAGGTAGAAAGGTTCTGTGACAGCTTGCAGCACTTCTTGATGGCGGCTTCCTGGGGAGGGTATGAATCATTAATTTTTCCGGTGGCGGCTTCTTACAGGGATGGCAACTTCAGGTCGTCCATGCCTTTCACTCTAATCAGGTTTTACATTGGGCTGGAAGACCCTGAGTATTTAATCAAGGACCTGGAGCAGGCTTTTACCAAAATGAAAAGGTAA